The Vicia villosa cultivar HV-30 ecotype Madison, WI linkage group LG1, Vvil1.0, whole genome shotgun sequence genome includes a region encoding these proteins:
- the LOC131604146 gene encoding zinc finger CCCH domain-containing protein 39-like, with the protein MTYPDHIPTVRMSPPQFTTSNIDINRMRPQFPMNSEQFEPRSEMDSSHSFKRPRMSDNNHSNALMKPPPRMNHPPPNRRPGNIFFKTRICFDFGFGSCRNGENCSFAHGVEELRQPPPNWQEVVRSRTEKRLQLSGNWNDDQKIIHKMNLCKKYYNGEECPYGDNCRFLHKDPAKFGDDSWKTRKESSSISNSTIGNNLEDNMTVTKPPRGSYWKTKPCLEWKHTRSCPFGDCCHFTHGDAEVQVPGGGVEAEAAVTIENSTKAAIPTLPASVPEAKEDEKKTKKHLLWLKLNKINRIYGDWIDD; encoded by the exons ATGACTTATCCAGACCACATTCCAACCGTTAGGATGTCACCGCCGCAATTCACCACATCAAACATTGATATCAATAGAATGAGGCCTCAATTCCCAATGAACAGTGAACAATTTGAACCGCGTTCAGAAATGGATAGTTCACATTCCTTCAAACGGCCAAGAATGTCTGACAACAACCATTCTAATGCACTGATGAAGCCTCCTCCAAGGATGAATCATCCTCCACCAAACAGACGACCGGGCAACATTTTCTTCAAGACTCgcatttgttttgatttcggGTTTGGTAGCTGTAGAAACGGTGAAAACTGTAGCTTTGCTCATGGGGTTGAAGAATTAAGGCAGCCACCACCAAACTGGCAGGAGGTTGTCCGTTCTCGTACTGAAAAACGGCTGCAATTGAGCGGGAATtggaatgatgatcagaaaatcATTCACAAGATGAATCTTTGCAAGAAGTATTACAATGGGGAGGAATGCCCTTATGGTGATAATTGTCGCTTTCTTCACAAGGATCCTGCTAAGTTTGGAGACGATTCTTGGAAAACAAGAAAAGAGTCCTCTTCAATCAGCAATTCAACTATTGGTAATAACTTGGAAGACAATATGACTGTGACCAAGCCACCTAGGGGCTCTTATTGGAAGACTAAGCCGTGTCTCGAGTGGAAGCATACCAGGAGCTGTCCCTTTGGTGATTGCTGTCACTTTACTCATGGAGATGCAG AGGTACAAGTTCCTGGTGGAGGCGTTGAAGCTGAAGCTGCAGTTACCAtagaaaattcaacaaaagctgCCATTCCAACACTACCTGCAAGTGTACCAGAGGCGAAGGAAGATGAGAAGAAGACTAAGAAGCATTTACTTTGGTTGAAATTAAACAAGATAAATCGCATCTATGGTGATTGGATTGATGATTGA
- the LOC131604165 gene encoding zinc finger CCCH domain-containing protein 39-like — MSNSENIPTFKMSPFSSSSSSDIIDVTPQFPMSNQRFEHNQRFEPRSASDGFHSFRRTRVPDNNQSNALMGPPTNRGASNIFFKTRICTKFGFGTCRNGQNCTFAHGVDELRRPPPNWQELVGPRTEERLQLGGNWSDDQKIIHRMKLCKKYCNGEECPYGDKCNFLHEDPAKYRDDSWKTREFSEISIGTSNNLEGSRAGTKQERGTYWKTKTCLMWINTGSCPFGDGCHFAHGDAELQIPVPGGGIEAEAEAAAAIANSTNDVIPTLPTTGSSVNYAPTTLPANVPVATDEEKKAKKELLWKKLNKINRIYGDWIDDLSPDLPSTAEP, encoded by the exons ATGAGTAATTCAGAAAACATTCCAACGTTCAAGATGTCACCTTTCTCATCATCCAGCAGCAGCGATATCATTGACGTGACGCCTCAATTCCCGATGAGCAACCAACGCTTTGAACACAATCAGCGCTTTGAACCACGTTCAGCATCCGATGGTTTCCATTCCTTCAGAAGGACAAGAGTTCCGGACAACAATCAGTCCAATGCACTGATGGGTCCTCCAACAAACAGAGGAGCGAGCAACATTTTCTTCAAGACCCGTATTTGTACTAAGTTCGGGTTTGGTACCTGTAGAAACGGTCAAAATTGTACCTTTGCTCACGGGGTTGATGAGCTAAGACGGCCACCACCAAACTGGCAGGAGCTTGTTGGTCCTCGCACTGAAGAACGGCTGCAATTGGGTGGAAATTGGAGTGATGATCAAAAAATCATTCACAGGATGAAGCTGTGCAAGAAGTATTGCAATGGGGAGGAATGTCCTTATGGTGATAAGTGTAACTTTCTTCATGAGGATCCAGCCAAGTATAGGGACGACTCTTGGAAAACAAGAGAGTTCTCTGAAATCAGCATAGGAACTTCTAATAATTTGGAAGGCAGTAGGGCTGGAACTAAGCAGGAAAGGGGCACTTATTGGAAGACTAAGACCTGTCTCATGTGGATCAATACCGGGAGCTGCCCCTTTGGTGATGGATGCCACTTTGCTCATGGAGATGCAG AGTTACAAATTCCTGTTCCTGGTGGAGGCATTGAAGCTGAAGCTGAAGCTGCAGCTGCCATAGCAAATTCAACAAATGATGTCATTCCAACATTACCAACAACAGGTTCTTCTGTCAATTATGCACCTACTACCTTACCGGCAAATGTACCTGTGGCGACGGATGAGGAGAAGAAGGCCAAGAAGGAATTACTTTGGAAGAAATTAAACAAGATCAACCGTATTTATGGCGATTGGATTGATGATTTATCTCCCGACTTGCCAAGTACCGCGGAGCCCTGA
- the LOC131611873 gene encoding zinc finger CCCH domain-containing protein 39-like, with product MTDPDKVPIFNMPPPPFASSNTDINNMRPQFPMNNERFEPSSSLDRSHSFNRPRISDNKHSNELMGPPSRMNHPPSNRPTDNIFFKTRLCSNYSLGSCRKGEYCSYAHGKEELRKPPPNWQELERLQLGGNRENYSSLHEDTAKFRNDSGETRESSAIVIETIGNNFEGNKTGTKPPRGTCWKTRICPKWKDTRSCSLGDYCNYAHGDADLRIPGGGIETAFAISNSSKAGIPTLRTTGSSAKYAPTLPSSVAIANSSKAVIPTLRTTGSTAKYLPAVLASAPAETEEEKKAKKELLRNKKLNKVNRIYGDWIDDLPPDRPDLPREP from the exons ATGACTGACCCAGACAAGGTTCCAATCTTTAACATGCCACCACCGCCATTCGCCTCATCCAACACCGATATCAATAATATGAGGCCTCAATTCCCAATGAACAATGAACGCTTCGAACCATCTTCATCATTGGATCGTTCCCATTCCTTCAACAGGCCAAGAATTTCTGACAACAAGCATTCCAACGAATTGATGGGCCCTCCTTCAAGGATGAATCATCCTCCATCAAACAGACCAACCGACAACATTTTCTTCAAGACCCGTCTTTGTTCTAACTACAGTTTAGGTAGCTGCAGAAAAGGTGAATATTGTAGCTATGCTCATGGGAAAGAAGAGTTAAGGAAGCCACCGCCAAACTGGCAGGAGCTCGAACGGCTGCAATTGGGTGGGAATAGGGAAAATTATAGCTCTCTTCACGAGGATACTGCTAAGTTTAGGAATGATTCTGGGGAAACAAGAGAGTCCTCTGCAATCGTCATTGAGACTATTGGTAATAATTTTGAAGGCAATAAGACTGGGACCAAGCCACCTAGGGGCACTTGTTGGAAGACTAGGATCTGTCCCAAGTGGAAGGATACCCGAAGCTGCTCCTTAGGTGATTACTGTAACTATGCTCATGGAGATGCAG ATTTACGAATTCCTGGTGGAGGCATTGAAACTGCATTTGCTATATCAAATTCATCAAAAGCTGGCATTCCAACTTTACGAACTACAGGTTCTTCTGCCAAGTATGCACCTACCTTACCATCAAGTGTTGCTATAGCAAATTCATCAAAAGCTGTCATTCCAACTTTACGAACTACAGGTTCTACTGCCAAGTATCTACCTGCCGTGCTAGCAAGTGCACCTGCGGAGacggaagaagagaagaaggccAAGAAGGAATTACTTaggaataaaaaattaaacaaggTCAACCGTATTTATGGCGATTGGATTGATGATTTACCTCCCGATCGTCCTGATTTGCCAAGAGAGCCCTGA
- the LOC131604156 gene encoding zinc finger CCCH domain-containing protein 39-like: MSYSENIPTSKMSPFSSSSSSDIIEVTPQFPISNQCFEAGSASDGSQSFRRTRVPDNKQSNAMNHPPSNGGTGNIFFKTRTCIKFGFGTCRNGENCTFAHGDDEIRQPFGTCRNGENCTFAHGDDEIRQPPANWQELVSPRTDERLQLGENWKEDQKIIHKMRLCKKYCNGEECPYGDKCNFLHEDPAKYRDDSWKKRESSAISIETSNHLEGSRAGTKQERGAYWKTKICLRWLNTGSCPFGDGCHFAHGNAELQVPGGGIEAEAAVAIANSTKAVVPTLPTTDSSANYAPTLPASVPAATEEEKKAKKELLWKKLNKINRIYGDWIDDLPSDLPSTAEP, encoded by the exons ATGAGTTATTCAGAAAATATTCCAACGTCCAAGATGTCACCATTCTCATCATCCAGCAGCAGCGATATCATTGAGGTCACGCCCCAATTCCCGATCAGCAACCAATGCTTTGAAGCAGGTTCAGCATCGGATGGTTCCCAGTCCTTCAGAAGGACTAGAGTTCCGGACAACAAGCAATCCAATGCAATGAATCACCCTCCATCAAACGGAGGAACGGGCAACATTTTCTTCAAGACCCGTACTTGTATCAAGTTCGGGTTTGGTACCTGTCGAAACGGTGAAAATTGTACCTTTGCTCATGGGGACGATGAAATTAGACAGCCGTTTGGTACCTGTCGAAACGGTGAAAATTGTACCTTTGCTCATGGGGACGATGAAATTAGACAGCCACCCGCAAACTGGCAGGAGCTTGTTAGTCCTCGTACAGATGAACGGCTGCAATTGGGCGAGAATTGGAAGGAAGACCAGAAAATCATTCATAAGATGAGGCTGTGCAAGAAGTATTGCAATGGCGAGGAATGCCCTTATGGAGATAAGTGTAACTTTCTTCATGAGGATCCTGCCAAGTATAGGGACGATTCTTGGAAAAAAAGAGAATCCTCTGCAATCAGCATTGAGACTTCTAATCATTTGGAAGGCAGTAGGGCTGGAACTAAGCAGGAAAGGGGCGCATATTGGAAGACTAAGATCTGTCTCAGGTGGTTGAATACCGGAAGCTGTCCCTTTGGTGATGGCTGTCACTTTGCTCATGGAAATGCAG AGTTACAAGTTCCTGGTGGAGGCATTGAAGCGGAAGCTGCGGTTGCTATAGCAAATTCAACAAAAGCTGTCGTTCCAACTTTACCAACTACTGATTCTTCTGCTAATTATGCACCTACCTTACCTGCAAGTGTGCCTGCGGCGACGGAAGAGGAGAAGAAAGCCAAGAAGGAATTACTTTGGAAGAAATTAAACAAGATCAACCGTATTTATGGCGATTGGATTGATGACTTACCTTCCGACTTGCCAAGTACAGCGGAGCCCTGA
- the LOC131611766 gene encoding zinc finger CCCH domain-containing protein 39-like — translation MTYPDNIPTVRMSPPQFATSNININRMRPQFPMNSERFEQRSEMDSSHSFKRPRISDNNHSNALINPPPRMNHPPPNRRPGNIFFKTRICFDFEFGTCRNGENCSFAHGVEELRQPPPNWQEVVRPRTEERLQLGGNWNDDQKIIHKMNLCKKYYNGEECPYGDNCRFLHKDPAKFGDDSWKTRRESSSFSNSTIGNNLEDNKTVTKPPRGSYWKTKPCLEWKHTRSCPFGDGCHFAHGDAGNKIDCLPLNLMSDSLIIGRQYIAHLQVLYCVRVTILNIAIKHELQVPGGGIEAEAAVAIANSTKAVIPTLPTTGFSANYVHTLPASVSAATEEEKKAKKELLWKKLNKINRIYGDWIDDLRPDRPDLPREP, via the exons ATGACTTATCCAGACAACATTCCAACCGTTAGGATGTCACCACCGCAATTCGCCACATCAAACATCAATATCAATAGAATGAGGCCTCAATTCCCAATGAACAGTGAACGATTTGAACAACGTTCAGAAATGGATAGTTCACATTCCTTCAAACGGCCAAGAATATCTGACAACAACCATTCCAATGCACTGATCAACCCTCCTCCAAGGATGAATCATCCTCCACCAAACAGACGACCGGGCAACATTTTCTTCAAGACTCGcatttgttttgatttcgagTTTGGTACCTGTAGAAACGGTGAAAATTGTAGCTTTGCTCATGGGGTTGAAGAATTAAGGCAGCCACCACCAAACTGGCAGGAGGTTGTCCGTCCTCGTACTGAAGAACGGCTGCAATTGGGCGGGAATtggaatgatgatcagaaaatcATTCACAAGATGAATCTTTGCAAGAAGTATTACAATGGGGAGGAATGCCCTTATGGTGATAATTGTCGCTTTCTTCACAAGGATCCTGCTAAGTTTGGAGACGATTCTTGGAAAACAAGAAGAGAGTCCTCTTCATTCAGCAATTCAACTATTGGTAATAACTTGGAAGACAATAAGACTGTGACCAAGCCACCTAGGGGCTCTTATTGGAAGACTAAGCCGTGTCTTGAGTGGAAGCATACCAGGAGCTGTCCCTTTGGTGATGGCTGTCACTTTGCTCATGGAGATGCAGGTAATAAGATTGATTGT TTGCCTTTAAATTTAATGTCCGACTCATTAATAATTGGGAGGCAGTACATTGCTCATTTGCAAGTTTTATATTGCGTCCGTGTCACAATCCTTAATATTGCTATTAAACATG AGTTACAAGTTCCTGGTGGAGGTATTGAAGCGGAAGCTGCAGTTGCTATAGCAAATTCAACAAAAGCTGTCATTCCAACTTTACCAACTACAGGTTTTTCTGCTAATTATGTACACACCTTACCGGCAAGTGTATCTGCGGCGACGGAAGAGGAGAAGAAAGCCAAGAAGGAATTACTTTGGAAGAAATTAAACAAGATCAACCGTATTTATGGCGATTGGATTGACGATTTACGTCCCGATCGCCCTGATTTGCCAAGGGAGCCCTGA